The DNA region CAAATTAAAAGTGACAATCCATATGGTTTCCAGTCTTGACGGAATTATTGCCAAGAAGGACAATAGCATTTCCTGGTTTGAAACTTCTCACCACTACGATCAAGGCGTAGAAGGTGATGACCCAACGGAATTTTTAAAAACGATAGACTGCTATGTAATGGGTTCAAAAACATACGAACTGGCTTTGGAACTTTCAAAAGATTATGGATGGGCTTATGGAGACAAGCCCACTATTGTGCTAACGAATCGCAACTTGAAAAGCGACAAACAGAATATTGAATTCTATCCGGGTGATTTAAACAAAATCATACATGAGTATTTGAAACCAAAATATAAAAACATTTGGGTGGTTGGCGGCTCTGGTTTGACCAGAGACTTGATTCAACTGAAATTAGTAGACGAAATCCGGGTAAGTATTTTACCAATTATACTTGGTGAGGGGTTACCATTTTTCAATCAGATTAACCAGGAACAGGCATTACACTTAAAAGGTGCAAAAGCATATAAAAACGGGATGGTAGAATTATGCTATGAGATAATAAAATGACTGTTAAAGAAAAAAACACTGCCCGTAACATCGGTTTGGCAATATGGTGGCTGAAGTGCTTCCGGGAGCCATTTATGCTAGGTTCCACAGCGGGAATTCTATCGTAATTTTGTGTTAAAAACATGACACGCTGACAAGCCAGGAACTGTTACCAGCAATTTTGACAAAAATAACTCGATATCAATGGATTTAATTATTATAAAGTAAACTTATTTTGTAAAGTAAATGCTGAATTCAATTCATTAATGCAAGGGTATTGCTAAAATAGACCTCATTCGGTGTTTTATAGTTAAACATTTTCAAGGGTCTGTTATTGAGTAAATGTTCAACTTTGTTTATCTGACTTTCAGATACTTCATCAAAATTAGTTCTTTTCGGAAAAATCTTCTTAATTGTCCAATTCTATTTTCGACACTTCCCTTTTCTTGAGAACTATAGGGATTTGTAAAATAAACATCAATATTTAATTGATGATGATTAGCAAATGCGAGATCATTATCTGTTGTTATACTGCGTATTGGTTTTTCAGTTCTGTTAAGTATTGATTTTATTTTAGAATTTATGTATTTAGCATTTTTGTGCTCAATTTTTTCAACCATGTTTTACGAGATTTTCTATCTTGTATTATTAAAATACCAGGTTTACGATTTTTCCTAAAACTATATCCATTTCTGCATGCCCAAATCGCTTTCTTAAATTAATATGATCTGGCCTTTGGCTGATTGGTATTCTATTTAAAATTCGAGCTCTGTTTTCGTATACATTTCCTCGTTTACGCCTTCTGCCGTAGTGCTTGAGGAATTTATGCAAAGTTTTATATGCCTTACCAGATCTTTTGTTTCCATGTTTTGATGTCCAGATAAACTTATAAATAGTTTCGTGGCTTACCATCTCAACTTTTTCCAACTTAGCTCTGCCGCTTATTAATTCTGGAGATAACCTATCATGTACAATCAGTTTTTTGATTTTGCACTTAAGCTCGTCTGTGAGTTTGATTGCCTTTGGTTATTTTTATGCCTCTGAACTGTTTTCTTTGTGCCGATTCAGCACAATAATGTCCTGATCCTCTTCCCCTTTTAGCAATATTGCGGTTAAACTCTCTACTAATGGTCGATGCAGATCGATTCAATAATTGAGCTATATCTTTTTGAGAATGACCAGTTTCTAACAAAGCCTTAATTTTTAATCTTTCTTCAAAACTCATTTGAGAAAATGTCCTAACTTTACACATACGGAAATATTGAAAGGGAGCAAAACTTTTGATTCGACACCATAAAGTTCTTGCTTCCTTTTAATTTTTACAATATTTCCTTGCATTTATGACTTGAACTTAGAAATATGTTAATTCAAGCTATAACTTTTAGTGTTTCAATTGTCTTTATATCATTCATGGTTGGAATGATTATGACCGCATTAATTAAAAATACAAATTTTTACAAAACAAAACTATCAAATTTAAATTTTATAAAAAGTGATCTTCTCAACCAAATTATTGGTGTTGGTATTGTAAAATGGATCGTGAAGTATACTTTTTTTAAATTTTTAAATCCGAATTTAAAATTTCATAAAAAAACGGGTATTGCAGAAATAAAATCTATTCGCAATGATATGACTAAAGCTGAAGTAGACCATTTATTTGCATTTTTGTTTGTTTCACTATTTATGTTTTCTGCGATTTACAATCAAAAGTTTTTTTTAGCACTCACCTTGTTACTTATAAACATACTAATGAATTTATATCCATCCCTTTTACAGCAACAGAATAAAAGAAGAATTGATAAATTATTATCAAAATTTGAAAAGCGAAAGGAAATAAACTGAATAAATCAAAAAGCTGGTCAAAGCCATTTGGTAAAAGGTGGGGTTTAGTGCTTCTAATGAAGTTCAGTTTCACAAAACCTGCACTTCAGTTAGTCACAAACCATGTTTGGCAATTTTCCGACACCCTGTACAAACAGCCAAACTACTTGATTTTGACAACAACTTTTCCTTTTGACCGACCGGTTTCAACATAAGACAAAGCATTATTTGTTTGCTCAAATGGAAACACCTGATCAACAACAGCTTTTATTTTTCCCAACTCAATTAATGAGCTTATTTGACTTAATTGTTTGCCATCCGCTTTCATAAACAGAAAAGTAAATTTTACATTTAATTTTTTTGCCTTTCTCTTTATACCAAAACTCAATAGTTTTGTTATAAATTTAAGATACCCGGGCAAACCAATTTGTTCTGCAAATTCAGGTGTTGGTGGACCAACCAATGAAATAAGTTGTCCGTTTGGCCTTAAAACCCGCAGCGACTTTTCAAGAATTTTTGTATCCTTATTGCTGTGCAAAACGACATCATACTCTTTCAATAAAGTTTCAAAGTCTTGTGTTTTATAGTCAATAACAATATCTGCCCCTAATCTTTTTACTAAATTAAAATTAGCAGAACTTGTAGTGGTGGCGACAGTTGCCCCCAAATGTTTGGCTAATTGAATGGCGAAGGTGCCCACGCCACCAGAACCCGCTTGAATAAAAACTTTTTGTCCCTTTTGAACATTCGCTAGTTCAACCAATGCCTGCCAGGCTGTCAATCCGACCAAAGGAATAGAGCTTGCTTCTTCCATGCTGAGATTTTTTGGCTTTAAGGCAATCTCATTTTCAGCAATAGAAATAAATTCTGCAAAAGTGCCTACATGATGATTGGCTGAACTTGAATATACTTCATCGCCAACTTTGAAATTGCGAACTTTTGAGCCAAGTTTTACAATAACACCGGCGACATCGCGACCCAATTGAAAAGGGGATTTCAAGGGCAGGAAAAGTTTAAAATCACCATTTCGTATAAGTAAATCGATTACATTGACAGCTGCCGAATGGACTTGCACCAATACATCATTTTCGTTAATTGCTGGTTCTGACAAATCTGTCAAATGCAGTTTTTCTTCTTTGCCGTAGTTTTTTACTATGAATGCTTTCATTACTTTACTTTTTATATTACTAAAATTTACTTTGCTAAAAATACTAAAACACTTTTTACAAACTCTTCGTGATTTTGAAATATACCACCGTGTCCGGCATCTTTATAAACAATTAATTCTGAATTAGCAATTCGCTTTGCTAAATCATAGGTGTTGCTACTTGGTACCATTCTATCATTGTCGCCATT from Saprospiraceae bacterium includes:
- a CDS encoding dihydrofolate reductase yields the protein MTTDKLKVTIHMVSSLDGIIAKKDNSISWFETSHHYDQGVEGDDPTEFLKTIDCYVMGSKTYELALELSKDYGWAYGDKPTIVLTNRNLKSDKQNIEFYPGDLNKIIHEYLKPKYKNIWVVGGSGLTRDLIQLKLVDEIRVSILPIILGEGLPFFNQINQEQALHLKGAKAYKNGMVELCYEIIK
- a CDS encoding helix-turn-helix domain-containing protein, coding for MSFEERLKIKALLETGHSQKDIAQLLNRSASTISREFNRNIAKRGRGSGHYCAESAQRKQFRGIKITKGNQTHRRA
- a CDS encoding NADP-dependent oxidoreductase, with translation MKAFIVKNYGKEEKLHLTDLSEPAINENDVLVQVHSAAVNVIDLLIRNGDFKLFLPLKSPFQLGRDVAGVIVKLGSKVRNFKVGDEVYSSSANHHVGTFAEFISIAENEIALKPKNLSMEEASSIPLVGLTAWQALVELANVQKGQKVFIQAGSGGVGTFAIQLAKHLGATVATTTSSANFNLVKRLGADIVIDYKTQDFETLLKEYDVVLHSNKDTKILEKSLRVLRPNGQLISLVGPPTPEFAEQIGLPGYLKFITKLLSFGIKRKAKKLNVKFTFLFMKADGKQLSQISSLIELGKIKAVVDQVFPFEQTNNALSYVETGRSKGKVVVKIK